In Mycoplasma sp. OR1901, the following are encoded in one genomic region:
- a CDS encoding alpha-amylase family glycosyl hydrolase yields MNLRNKTSKFYANFDKKYSYGKDDLGVLFKKDLIQVKIWQPIAENVELLIFDKSKKDKIVKTLNGTKEEVVWKFELPLEYEDYLYQFKITHEDKSVTYALDPYAYSLASFNWEGEETKVGKGVLLDLNSEKNGKKPKKLIWRKNNHVDTSIYELHVRDFTSSLNQKDFKSRLGTFDALREHKLFDYVKDLGITHVQLLPIQSAYTVNDKETKIYKKGEGQGWTTNYNWGYDPHNYFSINGVYSSNADDPHARIKELKELVADAHSKGVGVIMDVVYNHMMTNNIYDNILPGYYYRDDAKIKPVIYPPLADERFMVRKIILDSLKYFVKYFNIDGFRFDLSSFHHYETIDYIAQELRKINPNIVLHGEAWPFSDLKFSDSYIKGARSNNIAFGYFNDSVRDAIKGDEHIEFKGGLISRYDVTSFRRYVTSVVGGIKDFNFGKASYSREKYVLYSDDIATNLAYAACHDGMTLWDKINTTTTNLSFIERIEAYRQALMMTTFTQGRQFILAGTELLQSKPCDYSGEEGFKCKVSEYDDFNENPDRASYHPNSYKTTDYVNAIKWEHLEKDGVKEFVYDFFKKINTFRNKTKFFRLATNKEVKDSVKFTKTDAKKGILSFTVTQNDEKIEVIHNFSNQEIKYKLNEGDKVLFNSRIKSTKGILDKNSSVLLRRA; encoded by the coding sequence ATGAATTTAAGAAATAAAACAAGTAAATTCTACGCAAATTTCGACAAAAAATATTCATATGGTAAAGATGACTTAGGTGTTTTATTTAAAAAAGACTTAATTCAAGTAAAAATATGACAGCCAATTGCTGAAAATGTAGAATTATTAATTTTTGACAAAAGTAAAAAAGATAAAATTGTCAAAACATTAAACGGAACAAAAGAAGAAGTAGTTTGAAAATTTGAATTGCCTCTTGAATACGAAGATTATTTATATCAATTTAAAATCACACACGAAGACAAAAGTGTCACATATGCATTAGACCCATATGCTTACTCACTTGCTTCATTCAACTGAGAAGGTGAAGAAACTAAAGTTGGAAAAGGTGTTTTACTTGATTTAAACTCTGAAAAAAATGGTAAGAAACCAAAAAAATTAATTTGAAGAAAGAACAACCACGTTGACACAAGTATTTACGAATTACATGTACGTGACTTCACAAGTTCATTGAACCAAAAAGATTTTAAATCTAGACTTGGTACATTTGACGCTTTAAGAGAACACAAGTTATTTGATTATGTAAAAGACTTAGGAATAACACACGTTCAATTATTACCTATTCAATCAGCTTACACAGTTAATGACAAAGAAACTAAGATTTACAAAAAAGGTGAAGGTCAAGGTTGAACAACAAATTACAACTGAGGTTACGATCCTCATAATTACTTTTCAATTAATGGTGTGTATTCATCTAATGCTGATGATCCACACGCAAGAATTAAAGAGTTAAAAGAATTAGTTGCTGACGCACACAGTAAAGGTGTTGGTGTAATTATGGATGTTGTTTACAATCACATGATGACAAATAACATTTATGACAATATTTTACCTGGATACTACTATAGAGATGACGCTAAAATTAAACCTGTTATTTATCCACCACTAGCTGATGAACGTTTCATGGTTAGAAAGATAATATTAGATTCATTAAAATATTTTGTTAAATACTTTAATATTGATGGATTTAGATTTGACCTTTCTTCATTCCACCACTATGAAACAATAGATTATATTGCTCAAGAATTACGTAAAATTAATCCAAACATTGTTTTACACGGTGAAGCATGACCATTCTCAGATCTAAAATTTAGTGACTCATACATCAAAGGTGCTAGATCAAACAATATTGCATTTGGTTACTTTAATGATTCAGTAAGAGACGCTATCAAAGGTGATGAACACATCGAATTCAAAGGCGGATTAATCTCTAGATATGATGTTACTTCATTCAGAAGATACGTAACATCAGTTGTTGGTGGTATTAAAGACTTTAACTTTGGAAAAGCTAGCTACTCACGTGAAAAATACGTACTATATTCAGATGATATAGCAACAAACTTAGCCTATGCTGCATGTCATGATGGTATGACACTTTGAGATAAAATTAATACAACAACTACTAATTTAAGTTTCATCGAACGTATTGAAGCTTATCGTCAAGCTTTAATGATGACAACATTTACTCAAGGTAGACAATTTATTTTAGCCGGAACTGAGTTATTACAAAGTAAACCATGTGATTATTCAGGTGAAGAAGGATTCAAATGTAAAGTTTCAGAATATGATGACTTTAACGAAAATCCTGATAGAGCTTCATATCACCCAAATTCTTACAAAACAACTGACTATGTAAATGCTATAAAATGAGAACACTTAGAAAAAGACGGTGTTAAAGAATTTGTATATGATTTCTTTAAGAAAATCAACACATTCAGAAACAAAACAAAATTCTTTAGATTAGCAACAAATAAAGAAGTTAAAGATTCAGTTAAATTTACTAAAACTGATGCTAAAAAAGGTATTTTGAGTTTCACAGTAACTCAAAATGATGAAAAAATTGAAGTAATTCACAACTTCTCAAACCAAGAAATTAAATACAAATTAAACGAAGGTGATAAAGTGTTATTTAATTCAAGAATTAAATCTACAAAAGGAATTTTAGATAAAAATTCTTCAGTATTATTAAGGAGAGCATAA
- the pgmB gene encoding beta-phosphoglucomutase has protein sequence MTKIKGFVFDLDGVITDTAVLHFKAWREIVKEFDIDYTNDDNEKLRGLPRLDTLKAIINMKKPELVLSEAEMIDVATRKNDLYKELLATEINKDSLLPGVGKFLNDAKEAGIKLSIASSSYNAPTILDKLGIKDMFDFIVYPGDVKNGKPAPDIFIQAAQGVNLSVDECIGFEDAPAGVQGIKDANMYAVAITHGSSEDFSKADTVYKSTSELDFQTIVNLK, from the coding sequence ATGACTAAAATTAAAGGATTCGTATTCGATTTAGACGGTGTTATTACAGATACAGCCGTTTTACACTTCAAAGCATGAAGAGAAATAGTTAAAGAATTTGATATTGATTATACAAATGACGATAACGAAAAATTAAGAGGGTTACCAAGATTAGACACTCTTAAAGCAATTATCAACATGAAAAAACCTGAATTAGTATTATCTGAAGCAGAAATGATTGATGTTGCTACAAGAAAAAATGATTTATATAAAGAATTATTAGCAACAGAAATTAATAAAGATTCATTATTACCTGGTGTTGGAAAATTCTTAAATGACGCTAAAGAAGCTGGTATTAAATTATCAATCGCTTCAAGTAGTTACAATGCACCTACAATTTTAGATAAATTAGGAATTAAAGATATGTTCGATTTCATAGTTTATCCAGGTGATGTTAAAAACGGAAAACCTGCACCTGATATCTTTATTCAAGCTGCACAAGGTGTTAATTTAAGTGTTGATGAATGTATCGGTTTCGAAGATGCTCCAGCTGGTGTTCAAGGAATTAAAGATGCTAACATGTATGCAGTAGCTATTACACATGGTTCATCTGAAGATTTTTCAAAAGCAGATACTGTTTATAAATCAACTTCTGAATTAGATTTCCAAACAATAGTAAATTTAAAATAA
- the ileS gene encoding isoleucine--tRNA ligase, protein MNYKKTLNMPKTDFEMRANLTQKESKFRELWTTNEVYKKVLEKNKDKPRFILHDGPPYANGDIHVGHALNKILKDIIVRYKTLRGFYSPFVFGWDTHGLPIEHKMLTEAKLNKDELSPIIIRKKAAKYALKQVDKQLKQMELLQLFTDYDKKYITLDKKYEVKQLEVLKKLVFDGLIYKGLKPVYWSPSSQSALAESEVEYQDVVSPSIYVAFNVIKSDFEHIKVNDKIVIWTTTPWTLLANAGAALGEKIEYSVISYQNQRYLVATELLNDFVTKLNWENYEVVETFNGSAIESHSILYHTPVTKVEAPVVLGHHVTTDSGTGIVHIAPMFGEDDYLIGKKYNLNMIMHISDKGYIENTNTQFDNIFYDDANKLIGQFLADDLLHFSRFKHSYPHDWRTHKPIIYRGTPQWFVSIDKIRDKILYEIENNVNTYPEWAHKRLYNMILNRGDWTISRQRTWGVPLIFFYDQDNNPVFEEDIFDYVINLVSEHGTDVWWEKETDELLPEKYRGKGFTREMDIMDVWFDSGVSSIAVDIDNENGIKPPYDLYLEGTDQYRGWFNSSIINSVAFNGFAPYKKIVSHGFTVDKKGEKMSKSKGNVISPLDIVKKRGADILRLWVANSEYSNDISISDEILDQNTEIYRRIRNTIKFLLGNLNEFKYDSKVERTGIHLYIKNQLENVKESIFKAYDEYKFINVIKLLNNYIVDLSSFYLTITKDILYVQKMDNPQRIMVLTNLYEITEFLIHVIAPILPTTAEEAYSFFNIENNQKLLMLSDYMNDNKVTYDNAILEQYKEFFEYRDQVNVLIEKEIKSGLIKRSNEAHLILNTESKLMKSLDLKTLLMVGKVTFDNSKETQITTFESLKCERCWNHFEEHDFDKENNICLSCSEIVKGFPLDELKD, encoded by the coding sequence ATGAATTATAAAAAAACATTAAATATGCCTAAAACAGATTTTGAAATGAGGGCAAATTTAACACAAAAAGAATCTAAATTTAGAGAATTGTGAACAACAAATGAAGTTTACAAAAAAGTTTTAGAAAAAAACAAAGATAAACCACGTTTTATATTACACGATGGTCCACCATATGCAAACGGAGACATTCACGTTGGTCATGCATTAAATAAAATACTTAAAGACATAATAGTAAGATATAAAACACTTAGAGGGTTTTATTCTCCTTTTGTATTCGGTTGAGATACTCACGGTTTACCAATTGAACACAAAATGCTTACAGAAGCAAAATTAAATAAAGACGAATTAAGTCCAATTATCATCAGAAAAAAAGCTGCTAAATACGCGTTAAAACAAGTAGATAAACAATTGAAACAAATGGAATTATTACAATTGTTTACTGATTATGACAAAAAATATATTACACTTGATAAAAAATATGAAGTTAAACAATTAGAAGTTCTTAAAAAATTAGTTTTTGACGGTCTAATTTACAAAGGATTAAAACCAGTTTATTGATCACCAAGTTCACAAAGTGCACTTGCTGAATCAGAAGTTGAATATCAAGATGTTGTTTCGCCTTCAATTTATGTTGCTTTCAATGTAATTAAGTCAGATTTTGAACATATAAAAGTAAATGATAAAATTGTTATTTGAACTACAACACCATGAACATTATTAGCAAATGCTGGTGCTGCTTTAGGTGAAAAAATTGAATACAGTGTAATTTCATACCAAAATCAACGTTACTTAGTAGCTACAGAATTATTAAATGATTTTGTTACTAAATTAAACTGAGAAAATTACGAAGTTGTTGAAACTTTTAATGGTTCAGCAATTGAAAGTCACTCAATTTTATACCACACACCAGTGACAAAAGTTGAAGCTCCGGTTGTTTTAGGACACCATGTTACAACAGATTCTGGAACAGGTATTGTTCACATCGCACCAATGTTTGGTGAAGATGACTACTTGATTGGTAAAAAATATAACTTAAACATGATAATGCACATTTCTGATAAAGGTTATATCGAAAACACAAACACTCAATTTGATAATATTTTTTATGATGATGCTAACAAACTTATCGGTCAATTTTTAGCTGATGATTTATTACATTTTAGTCGTTTTAAACACTCATATCCACATGATTGAAGAACACATAAACCAATTATTTATCGTGGTACTCCACAATGATTTGTTTCAATTGATAAAATAAGAGATAAAATTTTATATGAAATTGAAAATAATGTAAATACATACCCAGAATGAGCTCACAAAAGACTTTACAACATGATTTTAAATAGAGGAGATTGAACAATCTCAAGACAAAGAACTTGGGGTGTACCACTTATTTTCTTCTATGATCAAGATAATAACCCTGTTTTTGAAGAGGATATTTTTGATTATGTAATTAATCTTGTTTCTGAACATGGAACAGATGTATGATGAGAAAAAGAAACTGATGAGTTGTTACCAGAAAAATATCGTGGAAAAGGTTTCACACGTGAAATGGATATAATGGATGTTTGATTCGATTCTGGTGTTTCAAGTATCGCAGTTGATATTGATAATGAAAATGGAATTAAACCTCCTTATGATTTATATTTAGAAGGAACAGATCAATATCGTGGATGATTTAACTCATCAATCATTAACTCTGTAGCATTTAATGGTTTTGCACCTTATAAAAAAATTGTTTCACACGGATTCACAGTTGATAAAAAAGGTGAAAAGATGTCTAAGTCTAAAGGGAATGTTATTAGTCCTCTTGACATCGTTAAAAAACGTGGTGCTGACATTTTAAGATTATGAGTTGCAAACTCAGAATATTCAAATGATATTTCAATTTCAGATGAAATATTAGATCAAAATACAGAAATTTACCGTAGAATAAGAAATACAATTAAATTCTTACTTGGTAATTTAAACGAATTTAAATACGACTCAAAAGTTGAACGTACAGGAATTCACTTATACATTAAAAACCAATTAGAAAATGTTAAAGAAAGCATTTTTAAAGCATATGACGAATATAAATTTATTAATGTTATTAAATTATTAAACAACTATATTGTTGATTTATCAAGTTTTTACTTAACAATAACAAAAGATATTTTATATGTTCAAAAAATGGATAATCCACAAAGAATAATGGTTTTAACAAACCTATATGAAATAACCGAGTTCTTAATTCACGTAATTGCTCCAATTTTACCAACAACAGCAGAAGAAGCATATTCATTCTTTAATATTGAAAACAACCAAAAATTATTAATGCTTTCAGATTACATGAACGATAACAAAGTTACATATGATAATGCAATTTTAGAACAATATAAAGAATTTTTCGAATATCGTGACCAAGTTAATGTGTTAATCGAAAAAGAAATTAAGAGCGGTTTAATTAAACGTTCAAATGAAGCGCATTTAATTTTAAATACAGAATCAAAACTAATGAAATCATTAGATTTAAAAACATTATTAATGGTAGGTAAAGTAACTTTTGATAACTCAAAAGAAACTCAAATTACAACATTCGAATCATTAAAATGTGAAAGATGTTGAAACCACTTTGAAGAACATGATTTTGACAAAGAAAATAACATTTGTTTAAGTTGTTCTGAAATCGTTAAAGGATTTCCTTTAGATGAACTTAAAGATTAA
- a CDS encoding alpha-amylase family glycosyl hydrolase encodes MKNVIKLKDRVIYQIFPRSFYDSNNDGDGDLKGITEKLGYLKELGIDSIWLTPTYETNFVDAGYDVLDYKSVWKQFGTLEDFKEMATKAKELGIDIIMDIVLNHVSNEHDWFKKATESRDNIEHNYFIWRDELNEEEKKAQSIFGGSAWEFVPSVNRYYFHLFSKEQVDLNWAHPDTIKAMVDVINFWYDLGVRGFRLDAIKHVAKTFDDVNSNPYFAWCEGAVDFLKAFNEQAFFDKPDAFTLGEASGITADELLKYGAGESKVSQNYYNFSWWWIGWSNKTGRNGFDANWDYKQFIYQQQPFQHNEQIDPEMFTNFLSNHDTSRSISRWGDESIFREESAKSHALMLMTLKGIPCIYYGEEIGLLNTHFVNRDEFRDVDVANGFADLVDTKKVYSEDEFIKYLNINSRDAGRSLMQWDNSVNAGFNKGEKPWFILGRNQKEINVAKALEDKNSIFYFYKELIAMRKGKFHDVLVDGTSKIELLSSGAGKITRNYQNQELIAILNITNKELNLEEDLTAYTQVLSSYKDNKLVTNTLRPFESVLLVKKEV; translated from the coding sequence ATGAAAAACGTAATTAAATTAAAAGATAGAGTTATCTATCAAATCTTCCCTAGATCTTTTTACGATTCAAATAACGATGGTGACGGTGATTTAAAAGGTATTACTGAAAAATTAGGTTACTTAAAAGAATTAGGAATTGATAGTATTTGATTAACACCAACATACGAAACAAACTTCGTTGATGCTGGTTATGACGTTTTAGACTATAAATCAGTTTGAAAACAATTCGGAACTTTAGAAGACTTCAAAGAAATGGCTACTAAAGCAAAAGAATTAGGAATTGATATTATTATGGACATCGTTTTAAACCACGTTTCAAACGAACACGATTGATTCAAAAAGGCAACAGAATCAAGAGATAATATTGAACACAACTACTTCATTTGAAGAGATGAATTAAACGAAGAAGAAAAGAAAGCACAAAGTATTTTTGGTGGTTCTGCATGAGAATTTGTACCAAGTGTAAATAGATACTATTTCCACTTATTCTCAAAAGAACAAGTTGATTTAAACTGAGCACACCCTGATACAATTAAAGCTATGGTTGATGTTATTAACTTCTGATATGACTTAGGTGTACGTGGATTTAGACTTGACGCCATTAAACACGTTGCTAAAACATTTGATGATGTTAACTCAAACCCATACTTTGCATGATGTGAAGGTGCAGTAGACTTCTTAAAAGCATTTAACGAACAAGCATTCTTTGACAAACCAGATGCATTTACATTAGGTGAAGCAAGTGGTATCACAGCAGATGAATTATTAAAATATGGTGCTGGTGAATCAAAAGTTTCTCAAAACTACTACAACTTCTCATGATGATGAATTGGTTGAAGTAATAAAACAGGTAGAAATGGTTTTGATGCAAACTGAGATTATAAACAATTTATTTACCAACAACAACCATTCCAACACAATGAACAAATTGATCCTGAAATGTTCACAAACTTTTTATCAAACCACGATACATCACGTAGCATTTCACGTTGAGGTGATGAATCAATCTTTAGAGAAGAATCAGCAAAATCACACGCATTAATGTTAATGACATTAAAAGGTATTCCATGTATTTACTATGGTGAAGAAATTGGTTTATTAAACACACACTTTGTAAACAGAGATGAATTTAGAGACGTCGATGTTGCTAACGGATTTGCTGACTTAGTTGATACTAAAAAAGTGTACAGTGAAGACGAATTTATTAAATACTTAAACATTAATTCACGTGATGCTGGACGTTCATTAATGCAATGAGACAATTCAGTAAACGCAGGATTTAACAAAGGTGAAAAGCCATGATTTATTTTAGGTAGAAACCAAAAAGAAATCAACGTAGCAAAAGCTTTAGAAGACAAAAATAGTATTTTCTACTTCTATAAAGAATTAATTGCTATGCGTAAAGGTAAATTCCACGACGTTTTAGTTGATGGTACTTCAAAAATTGAATTATTATCAAGTGGTGCCGGAAAAATTACAAGAAATTACCAAAATCAAGAATTAATTGCTATACTTAATATAACAAACAAAGAATTAAATTTAGAAGAAGATTTAACAGCCTACACACAAGTTTTATCTTCATACAAAGACAACAAATTAGTAACTAATACATTAAGACCATTTGAGTCAGTATTATTAGTTAAGAAAGAAGTTTAA
- a CDS encoding signal peptidase II has product MNLKIKKELEKIKKNKKRILASYLVIFTTLIIFLVIDQLTKNLLFKHGDIFTLNSDGLITDGNTYFLPEKIYQPRDQWLDYKIIGVRSIWHGGVTFLSTRNTFVIQFIGITVAIFVLLSVLFWNKQRFLLAFLLGLVLAGDLGNAVDRFIFNGYVKDVFFTPFVEHRGTFNFADLCIFIGIIATIIYTLVINFLEEKNQKNNKNQELIIK; this is encoded by the coding sequence ATGAACTTAAAGATTAAAAAAGAACTAGAAAAAATTAAAAAAAATAAAAAAAGAATTTTAGCTAGTTACTTAGTTATATTCACAACACTTATTATTTTCTTGGTAATAGATCAACTTACAAAGAACCTTTTATTTAAGCACGGTGATATTTTCACCTTAAATAGTGATGGTTTAATTACGGATGGTAATACATATTTTCTCCCTGAGAAAATATACCAACCACGTGACCAATGATTAGATTACAAAATTATTGGTGTACGTAGCATTTGACACGGTGGAGTTACATTTTTAAGTACTAGAAATACCTTTGTCATTCAATTTATCGGAATAACAGTCGCAATATTCGTATTGCTTTCTGTATTATTCTGAAACAAACAAAGATTTCTTTTAGCTTTCTTACTAGGTTTAGTTTTAGCGGGTGACTTAGGTAACGCTGTTGATAGATTTATATTTAACGGTTATGTAAAAGATGTATTCTTCACACCTTTTGTAGAACATCGTGGTACATTTAACTTTGCTGATTTATGTATATTTATAGGTATAATTGCAACTATAATTTACACACTAGTAATTAATTTTCTTGAAGAAAAGAATCAAAAAAATAATAAAAATCAAGAGTTGATTATCAAATAA
- a CDS encoding ATP-binding cassette domain-containing protein: MFEIHNLKFKNILNIEHLKFEVGKINVIVGASGVGKTTLLRMLNKLNSPTSGEILYKQKNIEQISSLELRKEVLMLPQNPILLGDTIEENLTAPFNYQNKPKPSQEKMKKCLEQVKLIKELTDLATNLSGGEKQRLALARILLLEPEVYLLDEPSSMLDKETEDFIINYLVNFAKENNKTIIMITHSKEVASKYADNIIELQKITEINKIN; this comes from the coding sequence ATGTTTGAAATACATAATTTAAAATTTAAAAATATATTAAATATAGAACATTTAAAATTTGAAGTAGGCAAAATAAACGTTATTGTCGGTGCTTCAGGAGTCGGTAAAACAACACTACTAAGAATGTTAAACAAATTAAATTCACCAACTTCAGGAGAAATACTTTATAAACAAAAGAATATTGAACAAATAAGCTCATTAGAATTAAGAAAAGAAGTTTTAATGTTACCTCAAAACCCCATACTTTTAGGTGATACAATAGAAGAAAACTTAACAGCTCCTTTCAATTACCAAAACAAACCAAAACCATCACAAGAAAAAATGAAAAAGTGCTTAGAGCAAGTTAAATTAATCAAAGAATTAACTGATTTAGCAACCAATCTTTCTGGTGGAGAAAAGCAAAGGTTAGCACTCGCAAGAATCTTATTATTAGAACCAGAAGTCTATTTATTAGACGAACCATCTTCAATGTTAGATAAAGAAACGGAAGACTTTATTATCAACTATTTAGTAAATTTCGCAAAAGAAAACAATAAAACAATTATCATGATTACTCACTCAAAAGAAGTTGCATCTAAATACGCAGACAATATAATTGAACTACAAAAAATAACAGAGATTAACAAAATTAACTAG
- a CDS encoding glycoside hydrolase family 65 protein, with protein MKDFLKYDLENRTITQVKFDRNVTAKTESIFALGNGYMGIRSADEEKASYNKEDFFVNGMFNKDTKEDVSELANLADLMTTPIFMNGLQFDLKKRDEYKKTLYVREGYLKRTVVAQRGTGKFEFDFERFVSNADANVYAQKITIKVLETPENKSVKLTIKPAINGQVTNSGTQHFGEGKKARPTTESLQMEQETTLSKKFAVHNMITRLFVNGKLVRGGHDDYVVEMQRRYVGFKINVDAKPGDVIVLEKLMSVHTSVDGKKFLLKNDVVKENANLKHAELLAQSYDNLKEASISTMDERVWKQFYVEIEGDNEESKYDSLALDFGIFHLNGFVPRHSTNMNVGAKGLSGEGYQGHTYWDTEFFINPIYLFNEPKIVKNLLTYRYKGIQGARAKAKEVKEREEESNLLGAQFPWEMAWPTEGEVCPYWGQADVATGKQVPIASRRQEIHVSADVAYAVNQYYNVTKDEKFMEKMGFEMIIDTAIFYQNRAEIQPDGSYEIKDVMGPNEYKGNIDNNAYINMFAKQNIDLALKYIKYLKAKKPYVWASIKQKIPYAINVSKLKEVSEKLVQQKPNKDLVIAENDQFLGLPKMDILPFQMLGDAGKKLFNTAEGIKRLSSQLVKQADVVLLTNILPHLYSKEVREANFNYYEPLTTHDSSLSPATYAIEAARLKKVDKAYDIFKYGINIDLGPAMHTSNAGIHAGSLAAIYQMIVFGFGGLDWHDDKLHLDPILPKAWSGLTYRFKYQGTLFEVVLERTQFSIKTIGTARFEGVIYIHGKKEYITNKPTFFEVKND; from the coding sequence ATGAAAGATTTTTTAAAATACGATTTAGAAAACAGAACGATTACACAAGTTAAATTTGACCGTAATGTAACAGCTAAAACAGAAAGTATTTTTGCTTTAGGAAATGGTTACATGGGTATAAGAAGTGCCGATGAAGAAAAAGCTTCATACAACAAAGAAGACTTCTTTGTTAACGGTATGTTCAACAAAGATACAAAAGAAGATGTGTCAGAATTAGCTAACTTAGCTGATTTAATGACTACACCAATTTTCATGAACGGTTTACAATTCGATCTTAAAAAGAGAGATGAATACAAAAAAACATTATACGTTCGTGAAGGTTACTTAAAAAGAACTGTAGTTGCTCAAAGAGGTACAGGAAAATTTGAATTCGATTTTGAACGTTTTGTTTCAAATGCTGATGCGAATGTTTATGCACAAAAAATTACAATTAAAGTTTTAGAAACACCAGAAAACAAATCTGTAAAACTTACAATTAAACCTGCAATTAACGGTCAAGTAACAAACAGTGGTACACAACACTTTGGTGAAGGTAAAAAAGCAAGACCTACAACAGAATCATTACAAATGGAACAAGAAACAACATTATCTAAAAAATTCGCAGTTCACAACATGATTACACGTTTATTTGTAAACGGTAAACTTGTAAGAGGTGGGCACGATGATTATGTTGTTGAAATGCAACGTCGTTACGTTGGATTCAAAATCAACGTTGACGCTAAACCTGGTGATGTTATTGTTTTAGAAAAACTTATGTCAGTACATACAAGTGTTGATGGTAAAAAATTCTTACTTAAAAATGATGTTGTTAAAGAAAATGCAAACCTTAAACATGCAGAACTTTTAGCACAATCATACGATAACTTAAAAGAAGCTTCAATTAGTACAATGGATGAAAGAGTTTGAAAACAATTCTACGTTGAAATTGAAGGTGATAACGAAGAAAGTAAATACGATTCATTAGCTTTGGATTTTGGTATTTTCCACTTAAATGGATTTGTTCCAAGACACTCAACAAACATGAACGTTGGAGCTAAAGGACTATCAGGTGAAGGTTACCAAGGTCACACATACTGAGATACAGAATTCTTCATCAACCCAATTTACTTATTTAACGAACCTAAAATTGTTAAAAACTTATTAACATACAGATACAAAGGTATTCAAGGTGCACGTGCTAAAGCTAAAGAAGTTAAAGAACGTGAAGAAGAAAGTAACTTATTAGGAGCACAATTCCCATGAGAAATGGCATGACCAACAGAAGGTGAAGTTTGTCCATACTGAGGTCAAGCAGACGTTGCAACAGGTAAACAAGTTCCTATCGCTTCAAGACGTCAAGAAATTCACGTTTCAGCAGACGTTGCTTACGCAGTTAACCAATACTACAATGTAACAAAAGACGAAAAATTCATGGAGAAAATGGGATTCGAAATGATTATCGATACAGCTATTTTCTACCAAAACAGAGCTGAAATTCAACCAGATGGAAGCTACGAAATTAAAGATGTTATGGGACCTAACGAATATAAAGGTAACATTGACAACAACGCTTATATCAACATGTTCGCAAAACAAAACATTGATTTAGCTTTAAAATACATTAAATATTTAAAAGCTAAAAAACCATACGTATGAGCATCAATTAAACAAAAAATACCATACGCAATTAACGTTTCAAAATTAAAAGAAGTTTCAGAAAAACTAGTTCAACAAAAACCTAACAAAGATTTAGTTATTGCTGAAAACGATCAATTCTTAGGATTACCAAAAATGGATATTTTACCATTCCAAATGCTTGGTGATGCTGGTAAAAAATTATTCAATACAGCAGAAGGAATTAAACGTTTATCATCACAATTAGTTAAACAAGCTGACGTTGTTTTATTAACAAACATCCTTCCACACTTATACTCAAAAGAAGTTCGTGAAGCAAACTTTAACTACTACGAACCACTTACAACACACGATTCATCATTATCTCCTGCAACATACGCAATTGAAGCTGCAAGACTTAAAAAAGTTGATAAAGCTTACGATATTTTCAAATATGGAATTAACATCGACTTAGGTCCAGCAATGCATACATCAAATGCCGGAATTCACGCTGGTTCATTAGCTGCAATTTACCAAATGATAGTATTCGGATTTGGTGGACTTGACTGACACGATGACAAATTACACTTAGATCCAATTTTACCTAAAGCATGATCAGGATTAACATACAGATTCAAATACCAAGGTACATTATTTGAAGTTGTTTTAGAAAGAACACAATTCAGTATTAAAACAATTGGTACAGCAAGATTTGAAGGTGTTATCTACATCCACGGTAAAAAAGAATACATTACAAACAAACCAACATTCTTCGAGGTAAAAAATGACTAA